From a single Salmo salar chromosome ssa22, Ssal_v3.1, whole genome shotgun sequence genomic region:
- the LOC106583494 gene encoding protein BTG2 yields MNQGYSSRGEMGPEVTAAATFVSRLLRTRGFLSEHQLHDFRDCLQQSLSEHYQNHWFPDRPQKGSGYRCIRMNHEMDPIIGRAAGRIGLTSDQLFALLPRELTLWVDPFEVSYRIGEDGSICVLYEAAAPAPAAAPSPDPTQNCKNQFLIGGRTSPPKNYLMTVSS; encoded by the exons ATGAACCAAGGATACTCATCTAGAGGTGAAATGGGACCCGAAGTAACGGCCGCTGCGACGTTTGTTTCCAGGTTATTGAGAACAAGGGGCTTCCTGAGTGAACACCAACTTCATGATTTCAGAGATTGTCTTCAACAGTCATTATCAG AGCACTACCAGAACCACTGGTTCCCAGACAGACCACAGAAGGGCTCTGGCTACCGCTGCATCCGAATGAACCATGAAATGGACCCAATTATTGGCAGGGCTGCTGGTCGGATCGGACTTACTAGCGATCAGCTCTTCGCCCTCCTTCCCCGGGAGCTGACCCTCTGGGTGGACCCCTTTGAGGTCTCTTACCGCATCGGTGAGGATGGCTCCATATGTGTCCTCTATGAAGCAGCGGCCCCAGCGCCAGCAGCAGCACCAAGCCCCGACCCCACACAAAACTGCAAGAATCAATTTCTGATCGGTGGCCGCACTAGCCCCCCGAAGAACTACCTGATGACCGTCTCGAGTTAG